Proteins from a single region of Belliella baltica DSM 15883:
- a CDS encoding efflux RND transporter permease subunit has protein sequence MASLSTISIRRPVLAIVMSLTITLFGIIGISFLGVREFPSVDPPIINVRTTYVGANADVIEAQITEPLEEAINGIAGIKSLTSTSNDGTSNITVEFDVGADLEAAANDVRDKVSGAQRNLPPDTEPPVVSKADSDSQPIVFLNVQSDKRSLLELSEIANNIFKERLQTIPGVSTVQIWGEKEYAIRLRMDPLRMASYGVTPLDVLNKVQSENVELPSGRIEGSTIELSVRTKSRLSSPQEFNDLIIKEDQNNIVKFQDIGKAELAALNERTVLKRDGIPMVGVVLVPLPGSNNIEIVDEFNKRLVSIKKDLPEDILLDIGFDSTRFIRSSIAEVQETIILAFILVVTIIFLFLRDWRTTFIPVLTIPISLIGVFFIMYVADFSINVLTLLGIVLSIGLVVDDAIVVLENIYTRIEKGENPDTAAEKGAEEIFFAVIATTVALAAVFLPVIFLTGTTGRLFREFGVVVAGAVIISSFVALTMTPMLSSKLLKKREKQNWFYNKTEPIFLWLNDKYSYALDGFMKVRWVAFLVVVFMAFGIYQLFQVIPTELSPIEDRGEMRVNLSGPEGATFEYMDKVIDNMTEEFLTEIPDEERAGIITVTSPGFGTSSTNSGFLRLILKDAEDRERSQQEIYDEVSKRLTKFTSVRAFATQAPSIGDRRAGLPVQYVLQAPTLEKLKEVIPEFMNQANQSNIFSYADINLKFTKPEIEVEIDREKARNVGVSVQEIARTLQLSYSGQRFAYFIMNGKQYQVVGEMQIEDRNEPINLRTLYVRAENGSLVQLDNLVRIREKSTPPQLYRFNRFVSATVSANLAPGFTIGDGLEEMDRIASEVLDESFSTDVAGLSKEYRESSNSLIFAFLFALVLIYLVLSAQFESFLDPLTIMFTVPLALFGALASLWIFDFTLNIFSQIGIIMLIGLVTKNGILIVEFANQRKAQGMSIDEAIIGAASARFRPILMTSLSTILGILPIALALGAGSEGRVPMGVAVIGGLTFATVLTLFIIPAIYTFLTSKQGRLARA, from the coding sequence ATGGCGAGTTTATCTACCATTAGTATTCGAAGGCCTGTATTGGCTATAGTAATGTCACTAACGATCACGCTGTTCGGGATTATTGGTATCAGTTTTTTAGGTGTAAGAGAATTTCCAAGTGTGGATCCTCCTATTATCAATGTAAGAACTACCTACGTTGGAGCTAATGCGGATGTTATTGAAGCTCAGATCACCGAGCCGCTCGAAGAGGCTATCAATGGTATTGCAGGGATCAAATCATTGACATCCACTAGTAATGACGGAACTAGCAATATTACAGTTGAATTTGATGTAGGAGCTGATTTAGAAGCTGCTGCAAATGATGTAAGGGATAAAGTATCTGGAGCGCAAAGAAATCTTCCACCTGACACAGAACCTCCGGTAGTTTCAAAAGCAGATTCTGATTCTCAGCCAATTGTGTTCTTGAATGTTCAGAGTGATAAACGTTCTTTATTGGAGCTATCTGAAATCGCAAATAATATTTTCAAAGAAAGACTCCAAACTATCCCTGGAGTGAGTACTGTTCAGATTTGGGGAGAAAAGGAATATGCCATTCGACTACGAATGGATCCACTTAGAATGGCCTCTTATGGTGTTACTCCATTGGATGTGCTGAACAAGGTTCAGAGCGAAAATGTGGAACTTCCCTCTGGAAGAATTGAAGGATCAACTATTGAATTGTCCGTAAGAACAAAAAGTAGATTGAGCTCTCCCCAAGAGTTCAATGATTTGATTATAAAAGAGGATCAAAATAATATCGTTAAGTTTCAAGATATTGGTAAAGCAGAATTGGCCGCTCTCAATGAGAGGACTGTATTAAAGAGGGATGGGATACCTATGGTAGGTGTAGTTCTAGTTCCTTTACCTGGATCAAACAATATAGAAATTGTAGATGAATTTAATAAGAGATTAGTCTCTATTAAAAAAGATCTTCCTGAAGATATATTGCTAGATATCGGATTTGACTCTACAAGATTTATTAGATCTTCAATAGCAGAAGTTCAAGAGACTATCATTCTTGCTTTTATTCTTGTTGTTACTATTATATTTCTATTCTTAAGAGATTGGAGGACTACATTTATACCTGTTTTGACTATACCAATTTCTTTGATTGGGGTATTTTTCATTATGTATGTGGCTGATTTCTCTATCAATGTATTGACATTGTTGGGAATAGTATTATCTATTGGTCTAGTGGTAGATGATGCTATTGTGGTATTAGAAAATATCTATACAAGAATAGAAAAGGGAGAAAATCCCGATACGGCTGCTGAAAAAGGCGCTGAGGAAATATTCTTTGCTGTAATCGCCACTACAGTTGCTTTGGCAGCGGTATTTCTACCAGTTATATTTTTGACAGGAACGACAGGAAGACTATTTAGAGAGTTTGGTGTAGTGGTCGCAGGTGCTGTAATTATTTCATCATTCGTAGCGCTGACGATGACTCCTATGTTGAGTTCTAAATTGTTGAAAAAAAGAGAGAAACAAAACTGGTTTTATAATAAAACTGAACCCATTTTTTTATGGCTTAATGACAAATATAGTTACGCCTTAGATGGGTTTATGAAAGTAAGATGGGTAGCTTTCTTGGTGGTGGTTTTCATGGCTTTTGGGATTTATCAACTTTTCCAAGTCATACCTACTGAGCTTTCACCTATAGAAGATAGAGGTGAAATGAGAGTAAATCTTAGTGGACCAGAAGGAGCTACCTTCGAGTATATGGATAAGGTCATAGATAATATGACTGAGGAGTTTCTAACCGAAATCCCAGATGAAGAAAGAGCGGGGATAATTACTGTTACTTCACCTGGATTTGGTACTTCTAGTACAAACTCAGGATTTTTGAGACTGATACTCAAGGATGCTGAAGACAGAGAAAGGTCACAACAGGAAATCTATGATGAAGTTTCCAAAAGGTTGACAAAATTCACATCAGTCAGAGCATTTGCCACCCAAGCACCATCTATTGGTGATAGAAGAGCAGGTCTTCCTGTTCAGTATGTGTTGCAGGCACCTACTTTAGAAAAACTAAAGGAGGTCATTCCTGAGTTTATGAATCAAGCAAATCAAAGTAATATTTTCAGCTATGCGGATATCAATCTTAAATTTACAAAGCCTGAAATTGAGGTAGAAATTGATAGAGAAAAAGCTAGAAATGTAGGAGTATCTGTCCAAGAAATTGCTAGGACATTACAATTGTCCTACTCAGGCCAACGATTCGCGTATTTCATCATGAATGGCAAGCAATATCAAGTTGTCGGTGAAATGCAAATAGAGGATAGAAATGAGCCTATTAATCTAAGAACACTCTATGTAAGAGCTGAAAATGGAAGCCTTGTTCAATTAGATAATCTTGTAAGGATTAGAGAAAAAAGCACCCCACCTCAGCTTTATAGGTTCAATAGGTTTGTAAGTGCTACAGTTTCAGCAAACCTTGCTCCAGGATTTACTATTGGAGATGGTCTAGAAGAAATGGATAGAATCGCTTCCGAGGTTCTTGATGAATCATTCAGTACGGATGTTGCAGGACTTTCCAAAGAATATCGCGAAAGTTCCAACAGTTTGATTTTTGCATTCTTATTTGCACTTGTGTTGATTTATCTGGTACTGTCTGCGCAATTTGAAAGCTTCTTGGATCCACTTACAATTATGTTTACTGTTCCTTTGGCTTTGTTTGGGGCTTTGGCATCTTTGTGGATCTTTGATTTTACGCTGAATATCTTTAGTCAGATCGGAATCATCATGCTCATAGGTTTGGTGACCAAAAATGGTATTTTGATTGTGGAATTTGCAAATCAAAGAAAGGCACAAGGAATGTCCATTGATGAGGCAATCATTGGAGCCGCAAGTGCAAGATTCCGACCTATTCTAATGACAAGTTTATCTACTATTTTAGGTATCCTTCCTATTGCCTTGGCACTCGGGGCAGGTTCAGAAGGCAGGGTTCCTATGGGCGTTGCAGTTATTGGTGGATTGACATTCGCTACTGTATTGACATTATTTATAATCCCAGCAATTTATACTTTCCTGACCTCCAAGCAGGGAAGATTAGCAAGAGCATAA
- a CDS encoding TolC family protein has translation MKKLLLTIFLLSQYSMILLAQEGEMLNLEKAIMIGLEKNYGVKIAVNNVLLADYDKQIGFGTSFLPTVNAVYAHSYSKEDVEQLFATSNEPNQIVGASSDTENFTVSAIYGFNPEVVITMKRLGKLAEISELDAKVAVENLVASVSSSYYRLVLELQRKKLLEKTLEFSKSRLEIAEARYELGGAGKRDFLTAQVDYNSDLSLSVNQDQVIQTARINLNELLALSPNDQFVVKDTIVITEDLRLEDLIENAYLNNKQFLVTQRQENVAFLQLRELQAQRLPSINLNGAYSNNTLNSDAGILLQNQRQGFNYGANITLNLFSGFTLNKRIQSAKVARYNSELALDQYEIQMTSDVHRAYTAYENSKRLLEIERKNYEVAVENTDIALERFRLGIANYLEFRDAQVNLLTAEDRLITSLFNIKESEIELLRLSGKIYFQNSEEPLGLLDR, from the coding sequence ATGAAAAAACTTCTTTTAACAATATTCTTATTGTCCCAATATTCAATGATCTTACTCGCACAAGAAGGTGAGATGCTGAATCTTGAAAAAGCGATCATGATTGGTTTGGAGAAAAATTATGGCGTAAAAATAGCCGTAAACAATGTTCTTCTAGCTGATTATGATAAGCAAATTGGTTTTGGAACTTCTTTCTTGCCAACAGTAAATGCTGTGTATGCTCATAGTTATAGTAAAGAGGATGTAGAACAGTTATTTGCAACTTCAAATGAACCGAATCAGATTGTTGGAGCAAGTTCAGATACAGAAAACTTTACTGTTTCTGCCATTTATGGTTTCAATCCTGAAGTGGTCATCACCATGAAAAGATTGGGGAAATTAGCTGAAATAAGTGAATTAGATGCGAAAGTAGCTGTAGAGAATTTAGTAGCCTCTGTATCTTCCTCTTATTATAGATTGGTGCTAGAGCTTCAAAGAAAAAAACTACTTGAAAAAACGCTTGAATTTTCTAAATCAAGACTCGAAATCGCTGAGGCACGATATGAGTTGGGAGGCGCAGGAAAAAGGGATTTTCTAACTGCTCAAGTAGATTATAATTCTGATTTATCTCTTTCAGTCAATCAAGATCAAGTGATTCAAACAGCAAGAATAAATTTGAATGAATTGCTGGCTTTGTCACCCAATGATCAATTTGTTGTAAAAGATACAATCGTCATTACAGAAGATTTGAGATTGGAAGATTTGATAGAAAATGCGTATCTCAACAATAAGCAGTTTCTGGTAACCCAAAGACAAGAAAATGTAGCTTTTCTTCAACTAAGAGAATTGCAAGCCCAACGTTTGCCGTCGATAAACCTAAATGGTGCTTATTCTAACAATACACTTAACTCAGACGCTGGAATTCTCTTGCAAAATCAAAGGCAAGGTTTCAACTATGGTGCGAATATTACCTTAAATTTATTTAGTGGATTTACATTAAATAAGAGAATACAAAGTGCAAAAGTAGCAAGATACAACTCTGAGTTGGCTTTAGACCAATATGAAATTCAAATGACTTCAGATGTTCATCGGGCTTATACTGCTTATGAAAATAGCAAGCGGTTATTGGAAATTGAAAGAAAAAATTACGAAGTTGCTGTTGAAAATACCGACATTGCTTTGGAAAGATTTAGATTAGGGATTGCAAATTACCTGGAGTTTAGAGATGCCCAAGTGAATTTATTAACTGCTGAAGACAGATTGATCACGTCACTTTTTAATATTAAAGAAAGCGAAATTGAGTTATTGAGGCTTTCAGGAAAAATTTATTTTCAGAATAGTGAAGAGCCACTTGGATTATTAGATAGATAG
- a CDS encoding transglycosylase SLT domain-containing protein — MKKIITTFIFTLLLITFGVQCTFLEKKKEVAFWEEPVTLDLEDIKKRGYIRAVVDNSSTSYYIYRGRRMGYEFELLRNLASSLGVRLHLIIKSDIEEAFVLLNNGKADIVAMNLEISKERKKYANFSIPIGEVSTVLVQRKQGGLITDINELRNQTIHIPQGAIYKSQLQNISQDSTFSLSIVEMRDGREQLITKVLENEIKYTVVDKDLALVNSTYYDDLDVSLEISEKSPVAWAVRTNAPDLEKEINSWIAKRTKSGYLATLYAKYFLNSKNNYFRTNSAFSSLGGNRISVYDEIIKTAAENLGWDWRLLASLVYKESAFNPEATSYAGATGLLQLMPVTLERFGVEDANDPYQSLMGGVNFLKYLDKFWRERIPESNERIKFILASYNIGHGHVEDAWKLTMKYGKNPQYWEHVSHFLKLKTDPEYYRDPIVRSGYAKGHVAVNYVEDILILYNSYRVLVEP, encoded by the coding sequence ATGAAAAAAATTATAACAACTTTCATATTTACCCTACTTCTAATCACTTTTGGAGTACAATGTACTTTTTTAGAAAAAAAGAAAGAGGTAGCATTTTGGGAAGAGCCAGTTACCCTTGACTTAGAGGATATCAAAAAAAGAGGTTATATCAGAGCTGTAGTCGATAATTCTTCAACTAGCTATTATATCTATAGAGGGAGAAGAATGGGCTATGAATTTGAACTCTTAAGGAATCTTGCTAGTAGCCTAGGTGTACGACTTCATCTGATCATTAAATCTGATATTGAAGAAGCCTTTGTTCTTCTAAATAATGGCAAAGCAGACATTGTTGCTATGAATCTGGAAATCTCAAAAGAGCGAAAGAAATATGCAAACTTCAGTATTCCTATAGGTGAGGTAAGTACAGTTTTGGTGCAAAGAAAGCAAGGAGGCTTGATAACTGACATCAATGAACTGAGAAATCAAACAATCCATATACCTCAAGGTGCGATTTATAAATCACAGCTTCAAAATATAAGTCAGGATAGCACTTTCAGTTTATCTATTGTCGAAATGCGTGATGGAAGGGAGCAATTGATTACAAAAGTCCTAGAAAATGAAATCAAATATACTGTGGTTGACAAAGACCTTGCTTTGGTTAACTCTACTTATTATGATGATTTGGATGTAAGTTTGGAAATAAGCGAAAAATCTCCAGTAGCTTGGGCAGTAAGAACTAATGCTCCTGATCTAGAAAAGGAAATTAATTCTTGGATAGCGAAGCGGACTAAATCAGGTTATTTGGCTACTCTTTACGCTAAATATTTTCTCAATTCCAAAAATAATTATTTTAGAACGAATAGTGCATTTTCTTCCCTTGGGGGAAATAGAATTTCAGTTTATGATGAAATCATCAAAACAGCAGCTGAGAACTTAGGTTGGGACTGGAGATTACTCGCTTCTTTAGTCTATAAAGAATCGGCATTTAATCCTGAAGCAACTTCTTATGCGGGAGCTACTGGCTTGCTTCAGTTGATGCCCGTAACTTTAGAAAGGTTTGGAGTGGAGGACGCCAATGACCCTTACCAAAGTTTGATGGGGGGAGTGAATTTTTTGAAGTATTTGGATAAATTTTGGAGAGAGAGAATTCCTGAGTCAAATGAGCGAATTAAATTTATATTAGCTTCTTATAATATTGGGCATGGACATGTAGAAGATGCTTGGAAGTTGACAATGAAATATGGTAAAAACCCACAATACTGGGAACATGTATCTCATTTCCTAAAATTAAAGACTGATCCGGAATATTATCGTGACCCGATTGTTCGGAGTGGCTATGCCAAAGGGCATGTAGCGGTCAACTATGTGGAGGATATTTTGATATTATATAATTCTTACCGAGTTTTGGTTGAGCCCTAG
- a CDS encoding organic hydroperoxide resistance protein encodes MEKITIDYTATAVNTGGRKGHIKTDDGQLDFDVAMPKEIGGQGGKTNPEQLFAAGYAACFGGALGAVAKGVKLDDAEITVKAHLGKTEAGGFGLAVDIHCKIPQAGSLEEAQKLVEAAHEVCPYSKATRGNIEVNVKAID; translated from the coding sequence ATGGAAAAAATAACAATCGATTACACAGCAACAGCAGTAAACACAGGAGGAAGAAAGGGTCATATAAAAACAGATGATGGCCAATTAGATTTTGATGTAGCTATGCCGAAGGAAATTGGTGGACAAGGAGGAAAAACCAACCCTGAACAACTATTTGCTGCAGGATATGCCGCTTGCTTTGGAGGTGCATTAGGCGCAGTAGCAAAAGGGGTAAAATTGGATGATGCTGAAATTACAGTAAAAGCACATCTAGGCAAAACCGAAGCGGGTGGTTTTGGATTAGCAGTAGATATTCATTGCAAAATTCCACAAGCTGGATCCTTAGAAGAAGCTCAAAAGTTAGTAGAAGCAGCGCATGAAGTTTGCCCATATTCTAAAGCCACAAGGGGAAATATTGAAGTGAATGTAAAAGCAATAGATTAA
- a CDS encoding MarR family winged helix-turn-helix transcriptional regulator, with protein sequence MSETQNSLLLEDQICFPLYAASRLIIQTYREPLEELGLTYPQYLVMLVLWEKDGQAVNEIGKKLLLDSGTLTPLLKRLEANNLIKRVRSEQDERKVEIELTFQGKSLKSKAEKIPKKIAESLNSWEPQELINLTTEVNKLVHTLNQPI encoded by the coding sequence ATGTCAGAGACTCAGAATTCACTTTTGTTAGAAGATCAAATTTGCTTTCCACTCTATGCAGCTTCGAGATTAATTATTCAAACTTACAGAGAACCCTTAGAAGAATTGGGACTAACCTACCCTCAGTATCTAGTCATGCTAGTGCTATGGGAAAAAGATGGGCAGGCTGTAAACGAGATTGGGAAAAAATTACTTCTTGATTCTGGAACTTTGACACCTTTACTAAAAAGGTTAGAAGCAAATAACCTTATCAAAAGAGTCAGAAGTGAACAAGATGAAAGAAAAGTAGAAATTGAGTTGACTTTTCAGGGAAAGTCGTTGAAATCAAAAGCTGAAAAGATTCCAAAAAAAATAGCTGAATCTCTAAATAGCTGGGAACCCCAAGAGTTAATCAACTTGACAACAGAAGTAAATAAATTAGTACATACTTTAAACCAACCAATATAA
- a CDS encoding TOBE domain-containing protein, with protein sequence MDEPFSNLDAMLKDQVREEIRQIIKKTGITAIFVTHDTKDALSTADRVAILHKGFLQQLDIPKVLYENPVNPYVANFFGKRNEILATPSEEGFYTSFGFINDPEAKKYKTKVKLLFRPEHGEVVQRKGQQISGTIVKVSYFGSHQLVKISDDEGFRVTIRTNPGRIFNEVERAFFYLWKYDIEEAF encoded by the coding sequence ATGGATGAGCCATTCAGTAATTTGGATGCCATGCTCAAGGATCAAGTAAGAGAAGAGATACGTCAAATTATAAAGAAAACAGGCATAACTGCTATTTTTGTTACGCATGATACCAAAGATGCACTTTCCACTGCCGATCGCGTGGCTATCTTGCATAAGGGTTTTTTGCAGCAGCTTGACATTCCAAAAGTCCTTTATGAAAACCCTGTGAATCCCTACGTAGCCAATTTTTTTGGAAAGAGAAATGAAATTTTGGCAACTCCAAGTGAAGAAGGCTTTTATACCTCCTTCGGTTTTATCAATGATCCTGAAGCCAAGAAATATAAAACAAAAGTAAAGCTTCTATTCAGACCTGAACATGGTGAAGTTGTTCAAAGAAAAGGACAACAAATCAGTGGTACAATTGTAAAAGTATCCTATTTTGGAAGTCATCAATTGGTCAAGATTTCAGATGATGAAGGTTTCCGAGTTACGATCAGAACAAATCCAGGTAGAATTTTCAATGAAGTAGAAAGAGCTTTTTTCTACCTTTGGAAATATGATATTGAAGAAGCATTTTAA
- a CDS encoding ABC transporter permease, with product MDITKRKYYWWNKWTGFALLILLFVATPLFTILFKLFTSPGGSWSHIANNLLFGYFQNTLLILLGVAFSTFLLGVSTAWLVSNYEFPGRRYFEWLLILPLGFPGYIMAYTYVGILDYTGPIQTFLRNTFDIQVKGSLIDIMNLPGAIFILSITLFPYVFLIARSSFLQQSKTMQEASFLLGANRTRTFFKVALPMARPAIVAGIALASMEVLNDYGTVKYFGVNTFTTGIFRAWFSMGDSTTAIYLAAILMIFVFAILYLESIQRGNRQYSSVNGVNKPTVRVQVSTKNKIFYTTICSLVFLISFFIPFLQLLQWVSMTFMKVVNQDFFLLIFRSFALAALVGILIVILSVILLYALRLSPFKWVKSITKIATLGYAIPGAVIAVGVMIPLLAFDKWLYDAIFSSRVAGLFLSGTLFALTFAYLVRFMAVGYNPVEAGFQKIGIHINEASRLLGIRSTKTLLRIDLPLIKSSLFSGILLVFVDVLKELPLTLILRPFNYQTLATKAFDMATNEMIAESANAALIIILTGIIPIIFLNKMIKKREL from the coding sequence TTGGACATAACAAAAAGAAAGTATTACTGGTGGAATAAATGGACTGGTTTTGCGCTACTTATACTTTTATTTGTAGCGACACCATTATTCACTATTTTATTCAAATTATTTACAAGCCCGGGAGGTAGTTGGTCGCATATTGCCAACAACCTCCTTTTTGGGTATTTCCAAAATACGCTCTTAATTTTGCTAGGAGTGGCATTCAGTACTTTTTTGCTGGGTGTAAGTACGGCATGGTTAGTTTCCAATTATGAATTCCCTGGAAGAAGATATTTCGAATGGTTGCTGATATTGCCATTGGGTTTCCCGGGGTATATCATGGCTTACACTTACGTAGGCATATTAGACTATACAGGTCCTATTCAGACTTTTTTGAGAAATACTTTTGACATTCAAGTCAAAGGCAGTTTAATTGATATCATGAACTTGCCTGGAGCAATTTTTATTTTATCTATCACTTTATTCCCTTATGTTTTTCTGATTGCTCGCTCTTCATTTTTACAACAATCCAAAACAATGCAGGAGGCATCTTTTCTTTTGGGTGCAAATAGAACAAGGACATTCTTCAAAGTAGCTTTACCTATGGCTAGGCCTGCTATCGTTGCAGGCATTGCATTGGCATCCATGGAAGTATTGAATGATTATGGCACAGTCAAATATTTTGGAGTAAATACATTTACAACAGGGATTTTCAGAGCTTGGTTTTCAATGGGAGATTCCACTACTGCCATTTATCTTGCAGCGATTTTGATGATTTTTGTTTTTGCAATTCTTTATCTTGAATCCATTCAAAGAGGGAACAGACAATATTCATCAGTCAACGGGGTTAATAAACCCACTGTCAGAGTTCAAGTTTCTACAAAAAATAAAATCTTTTACACTACCATCTGCTCACTAGTATTTTTGATCAGTTTCTTTATTCCATTCCTTCAGCTTCTCCAGTGGGTAAGTATGACCTTCATGAAAGTTGTCAATCAAGATTTTTTCCTTTTGATTTTTAGAAGTTTTGCATTAGCTGCGTTAGTCGGCATTTTGATAGTTATTTTATCAGTGATTTTACTTTACGCACTCCGATTAAGCCCATTCAAATGGGTGAAAAGTATTACCAAAATTGCAACTCTTGGATATGCTATTCCTGGTGCTGTAATAGCAGTAGGAGTAATGATTCCATTACTGGCTTTTGACAAATGGCTATATGATGCCATTTTCTCCTCAAGAGTAGCAGGGCTATTTTTGTCAGGAACCTTATTTGCCTTGACATTTGCTTATCTTGTGAGGTTTATGGCTGTGGGGTACAATCCTGTAGAAGCGGGATTTCAAAAAATTGGAATTCATATCAATGAAGCCAGTAGACTCCTTGGAATTCGAAGTACAAAGACCCTTTTGAGAATCGACCTTCCTTTGATCAAATCAAGTTTATTTTCAGGTATTTTACTGGTTTTTGTGGATGTGTTGAAAGAATTACCCCTAACCTTGATTCTTCGTCCTTTCAATTATCAGACCTTGGCTACCAAAGCATTTGATATGGCTACCAACGAAATGATTGCGGAATCTGCAAATGCAGCTTTGATCATCATCCTGACAGGAATTATCCCGATTATTTTTTTAAATAAAATGATCAAAAAAAGAGAATTATAA
- a CDS encoding Fe(3+) ABC transporter substrate-binding protein produces MINFAPLNKQNVMKNLFKTGLIAIVALSLYACGGSTESVKEVNVYTHRHYEADQKLFDMFTEKTGIKVNVVSASADELIQKLELEGANSPADVLITVDAGRLNRAVEKDLVQPIESEILKNNIPSKFRDPENKWFGLTYRARIFAYSKERVDPSELSTYEALTEEQWKGRILTRSSENIYNQSLLASIIANNGEEAATEWAAGVLANMARSPKGSDRDQVKAVASGEGDVAIVNTYYIGIMLNDANEEERKAAEKIALFFPNQEDRGTHINVSGAAVTKYAPNKDNATALIEFLSEVESQNFLASINFEYPVNPNAEFSDLLKEWGNFKADEINLSELGKRNKDAVVIFDRVGWK; encoded by the coding sequence ATGATTAATTTTGCCCCGTTAAATAAACAAAACGTCATGAAAAATTTATTTAAAACAGGTTTAATAGCGATTGTTGCCCTTTCTCTTTATGCATGTGGAGGATCAACAGAAAGTGTCAAAGAAGTAAATGTCTATACCCATAGACATTATGAAGCAGATCAAAAACTCTTTGACATGTTCACAGAAAAAACTGGCATCAAAGTTAATGTGGTAAGTGCAAGTGCTGATGAATTAATCCAAAAACTAGAACTCGAAGGAGCTAATTCACCTGCTGATGTCTTGATCACAGTAGATGCAGGCAGATTGAATAGAGCTGTTGAAAAAGACCTTGTTCAGCCAATAGAATCAGAGATTTTGAAAAATAATATCCCATCTAAATTCAGAGATCCTGAAAACAAATGGTTTGGATTAACTTACCGCGCAAGAATTTTTGCATACAGCAAAGAAAGGGTTGACCCTTCTGAATTGTCCACATACGAGGCATTGACAGAGGAACAATGGAAAGGTAGAATATTGACTAGGTCTTCTGAAAACATTTATAATCAATCTTTGCTAGCTTCGATCATTGCGAATAATGGAGAAGAAGCTGCTACAGAATGGGCAGCAGGTGTCTTAGCGAACATGGCTAGAAGTCCTAAAGGAAGTGATAGAGATCAAGTAAAGGCTGTTGCTTCTGGGGAAGGAGATGTCGCCATTGTAAACACCTACTACATTGGAATTATGCTGAATGATGCCAATGAAGAAGAAAGAAAAGCCGCAGAGAAAATTGCTCTTTTCTTCCCAAATCAAGAAGATAGAGGAACACACATCAATGTGTCCGGAGCAGCTGTCACTAAATATGCCCCAAACAAAGACAATGCAACAGCGTTAATTGAATTCCTTTCTGAAGTAGAATCACAAAACTTCCTCGCAAGTATTAATTTTGAATATCCTGTAAACCCGAATGCAGAATTTTCAGATTTATTAAAAGAATGGGGAAATTTCAAAGCTGATGAAATCAATTTATCAGAGCTGGGAAAAAGAAACAAAGATGCAGTTGTCATTTTTGATCGTGTAGGTTGGAAATAA